The genomic region AATGACGTTGTATTGCATAaacaatattacattacataTAACGCAGTATAACATTATAGCAATCAAGCATGCATGTTTAAAGTCATATCTATTCAAAAAAACTATATAGGCTGATATCTAAATTAAATTTCTCTTTTCAAAACGGGTCACTGCTctgttttatttctaaaaaatcatatttttcagGCATTATCGGCTTAAccaattttaatataacaataacacCAGTTTATCTTTACAGGCGAAACATATAAAAAAGTGTCAATCATCCGTTTTCCTTATAATGacaatgtatttgagttataTAAATTCAAGTACATATGGACCGTGTTGTgtaaaatgggggtttaatgcaagtgtgtaaagtggcGTCGAAGAttagtctgcacatgcttatcagggacgacacttttaccttttaccttttatgatatttttcgtttacagagagtctcttcttagcaaaaatcaaatttaggtgaaaagtgtagtccatgataagcctgttcgaactacacaggctaatctgggacgacactttacgcaccccCTTTTCACATTGCACGGCTTATATGTGAATTCAAACCGGAAAACAATGTAATACAATGTGTTTATTATAGTTGTTATGCGTTTCAAGACGATTGAACCTTTATAATCGACACCCCTTCCTACGATGCGTGAATAGTGTTTTAATGCCTTTAAATAAATGTGGTGAATACCTTATATGAACTTATGAAACCACGTCGAATCTTGCCTCCTTTTCATCGTGTTAGCTTCCATAACACAAATATCGTCCTCGCATGAAAAATGACAAggcattatttaaaaatatcattaacaCAACTGCAAACCattatgattttgtaattatTCTAcacattaaaagaaaatgtattattatatttttaagtataaatTACATTGCACAAATGTGTGTGTcggttttatcaaatatatttcctatttgAAGTAATAGCGGTACTTTTGTAATTAAATTTACCTAAATAAATACAGTGTAGATTAATGCAAGATACTATTGGCTTCGTCAAATCCTTTGATAATCGCTGATGAAGTATCGACGGAAATTATTGCGAGTTCTTAAAGTGTTATGCTAAATAGGGCAATGGAATGGTACAATACATATATAGAAGTAGTTTATGAGGAGACCAGGAGGCAAAgcatcatttaaagaaaaaatgtcaCGTTTTTATTATTGCTGTATATGTGTATATTGAAGTTTGAGTTGTGTTGGTTGTCGTTTTTGTATGAGTATATTGACAATCGCCCGTTATTTGATGCggcaaatgtgtttgttttacaacgaattttaaattgatatcccTATAGAACTCTTAAACCTTGTACCAATGTATACTAACACCATACTATGTGCCGTTTGTTTTTTCTAATTGTTTCCTTTGAACAGCGCTTTATCAAATTACATCCACATCAATCGTTCAATCTAAATCAACATGCTTTGCGTGGTTTGATTCCGACAACAAACGGACAATGTTTATTACTTCACTGGCTTCCACAACACTGTAATACTTGCTCAGAACCGCATGTCGATCGGTCAGTTCCTTACTTGCCAGTACCGTACCAATCCTACCTATATAGTGGATACAATGACCTTAAATTAATTACGGTTTATTTAAAAAAGCGTTATCTTTTATGCAAATGAAGATACAATTTGAACAAGCATTTTGATATCTTAAAACGTGCATGGTTAACATAGCCTTCATATTCTGAACGAACCGTTCAAAAGCGGCGTTTTGAACTGCGTATTTTCTTAACGATGCATCAACTTATTGGGCTGAAAGATAATTGGCGTTTTCAATGTCGCCATTTATTTCGCTCTTAACAGGATAAATTGAATCAACGAAACTAAGCGAGAGTAAAAGCACAAGATAACCgtgtatattataaattatagcAGAACATCAACATTCTAATTATAATATATACGAAGAAAAATTCAGCTGAACCAGCAGgataattgtttaaatcatttggATCATTATAATGTCATTGAACCAATTGTGTGACACACACATAATAATATAGGCAAAACGCATTGACAGACAGCATACACACAATTACtgttaagaatacaattttaatcaCCGCCATTGAACGGTAAATGCAAATTATCGGTTGCATATAGAGGTTTTAAGGAGCTTCAATTCGCACGCCTCTTCACAAAGTAATTCATAAAGCATAACATTGTAAATGTTAACATAATACTTTACAATACATATTCAATAGTACCACACAAATACAGTTATCATTTTGctatatataaaaacaatgcGTAGTACATCAAGAGGTATTTGTATCGAGTGTTTGATTCTGTCATCGGCTTTTTCATCTGCATCCATCTCTGTCAAATGGTGTATTGGAAATATAATCAGATAGCACACTCCTGTAAATAAACCTGATAGTGCCTAGCTGGATTTCAATATCGAATGGTAAATGGCCACATGGACTTGGTGATGACAGGACTGTTACCGGATACTTACTTCTTCAAAGGCAGGGCGTACATGCATGAATGCTGTACTTTTTATTCACTAATGCTATTTTACTTTAAATGATAATTTCGTAaggtaaatatttacaaaacttgttatgtacaatacaatatttgacAGATTCATTAGTTTTTAATATCTGCATTGACGATTAGATTGATTTCTATTAAGTTTAATAAATGCctcacattttaatttaaattaaaatgctaaAATGCTATATACACTAGTCAACTTAATTTAATCATACCCAACGTCGACCATctatgtgaaaacaaaaacatatagaTGATCTAGGGGTATGTTTGCGACAAAATTACTTTCGTTACaataatacaatacattaaatatttagaaaatgaaataaaaaacaaacagcaaaCATGAATATTCAACAAGACTTGGGTATGTGAACACTTTGAGCTATGTGATAATTTTTAAACTGTAGACATTAACGTGTCTCTTAGTTGGAAGGCTTTATGGCAGTATGTTGCCAACTTTGttcaagtagttttattttcgcATTGCATTAAacgttattatttaaacatactcGTGTgcagaaatattttgaaatatatattcttGTCGAATATGGATATATATAGGGCACTTTAGGACAAAATGAAACTCGTATTCTTAGCGTTTGATataaaattcatttgaataaaaatCGACATTTATTAATAACTGATACAAAACGACAGTCTATATCATTAATACTGTgcacaatatattttacaaaattgacAACCGTTTTAAGCAATTAACGGTTGCGTTTGTTTCAAGATCgaagacgtcggaataaaaaagttattgaaggaaaaccgtccacaaatctgttgtctcctAACGTGACATTCGAGAAATGGGatatacaaatatcattttttcttataatacacagtattgacgcatGTGTACGGTAcaatataactaaaatcatgattatttcattttcccgacgccgttttatctctgATAACGAATtttattgccaaaaactattggtttaaTCCCTCGTTTTGGAACTTTACTTCCTTTTAAGTAATTTTTTTCTTTAACGTTTTAGGTTAAAACATTAATTCTGATTTGAGATGGAAGTCTGACCCCATTATATATTTAACACAGACCAGACTCAGCTCAGTGTTATGTATAGTGAATTAtttgcatttgtaaataaatgcattGTTATAGAAGCCTGTCTTTCACATGCGCGATGATTCTATGCTCGTTTTCACTAGAACCGTTAGATCAATTTATATATCACTCATGTTTGCATTATTAACTAGCtgaaacatgttgatgtgcacaTAAATGAACACAAAATAGCCTGATACCCATTTTTAAGTTTCTTAGCAAAAACTGCCAATTTCACATATATCGTTCTTGTGTTTAATTCCAGTATTATAACCGGCCTGACGTTGCCATGAATCTCTCAGACTTCGGCTTAGGGGCTCTGAATCTCTCCACGAGAAGTCGCCTGATGATGTTCAACAAGACCTACGCTGACGCCCATGGTTACGTtagcgtgtgtgtgtgcgtgtttgggATTGTAACTAATCTCTTCAACGTTTCCGGTAGGATTTTTCTACCATGTTCATGTCTTTTTTATAATTATAGACGAAGGTTGACACTGTTCATTTTTGGTTACATATGTTTACGATGATATCAAATGTATAATTAACTCTTGTTCGtgttatgcatttaaaaaaaaaaaatttttactaaatataaacgttGTACAAATTCTCGTTGTGTACTTTATAAAATCTAtttcaatgtatttttatttggtCAAGTTATAgcgtttaaaaaattatttaatgaccGTTTTTCGAGTTTGCAATTTCTATAATTTCTAGATTCTTATTTGGTATAGTAGTCATACATTTTTTCTTATTGCTAAATGTTTAATATAAGTGTTTAGTCTTTTGTCCATCTTATTCTCTTTTCATGCAATACGAGTATAGACAATTCTGTTTTTCTGTCCAATGGTGTTTTCGAAAATGCCCGTTGTTTTGTATTGTCAAGTTGCTTCTATTAATATGTTCCGCTGGTACAGGGTTAATTCATCTTAACCATGACAAGTGGGTGCgtctttatacattttcattGATCTCTTAACAATCGTTAAATATAAAACCATAGTTTTTATataaagtttggttaagttttcaCAAATTTTGTATGACAGTATTTATTTCTATTCACTAGTCAGTCGAATTATTAAATATTCATGTACCTTCTATAAACTATTAATTACATACTAGCATTTTGCTAATAAAAATATCGTTTTGAATGAAAACAACTAAGCATATGTCGTTTGATCTTACAGTTCTGACACGTAAGCACATGGGGACACCGGTAAACCAAATTCTTACATGGCTCGCCGTGTCGGATCTTCTTACCATGGTGTCGTACATTCCGTTCGCTCTCCATTTCTACTGTCAGTTCCCTAATGGGGATGAACAGCTTCATGAACGCAACAGCCATGCCTGGATGTCTTTCTTGGTGTTCCATATCAACATAACGTCAACCACCCATACAATATCAATATGGATGTGCGTGACATTAGCCATCATTCGATATATCCACATAACAAACCCGACAAAGACGAATGGTTTTCGGCTAAAGCGGATTCAACAAACCCGGATTGTGATAATAATAGTTTACATTTCATCTGCAGTCGTTTTGATTCCAAATTACCTTAGCAACGAACTTCACGAGACACTACAGGGtaataaaactatatattatCTTGAAGATCTCAAGCTAGGGCGGCCAGGCACGGAGTCCACAGTGCTAATTAACGTCTGGATGTATGCAATGATCGCTAAGTTAGTACCGTGTCTGCTTATGTCAATATTTGGTGGTTTGCTGGTGTACAACATTCATGTCAAAATTCGCCACCGTCGGAAAGTTTTGCAGATATCAGGGAAAAGTAGTATACGATTGTCAGAGCATTCACGCACGACGAAAATGTTAATAACTGTGATAACGTTATTTATAGTAACAGAACTCCCACAAGGCGTTTTAATTGTGTGCAGCGCGTGCATAGACAATTTTTTTGACAATGTGTATCAACCATTAGGAGACGTCATGGATATTATGGCTCTGGTGAACAATTCAATTAATTTCGTTCTCTATTGCTCAATGAGTACAAAGTTTCGCCAAACATTTGTGAATTTGTATTTTTGTGCGGGGCGACGAGGAAGAACAACTTCGTATAATGGTGTTGCATTGACCGACAAGAGAATACGGCGTTTTGATTCAAACAGTAACAATAACATGCTGCTACACTCATGAGCTTATGTACAGCACAAAATCTTTATTTAGTAATACTTAATTGATATGATATACATTTAATTCAGTACAGCTTAAGTAAATATATTACGTCAAATTCTGTAATCGGGACTCGATTGTCACAAGAAATATGCCATTTTCGTACTTTACTTACCAAATGTATTTCTAGCTTCGTAATATAATTCATCCCACACTCATATTTCGAGTTATCACAACCGACAGCTCAAAGATTATTCATGTGTTGTCACTTAACTAAAAGAAAAGGTGTTTTAATGTTATTCTACTTTATTCCAAGTCACAAAATGAATCTTAGTTGGACTTTCGAAGCTCAATTAGCGAATAGCAGTAGGTAATTACTAACTGTTAAAAAACGTGTCGCTTCGGTATATTGTTCGGTATATTGTTCGGTATATTGTTCGGTATATTGTTCCACGCATCGGTGCTATAGGAGCACTGAGCAAATCAAGGGTTGTGCTCAAAAACGCATATGCTATTTGACAGTGTAAATTGTTGTTTTCCTTGATGTGattgttgttaaaaaaagaaaaatttacgtaaaataaataatacaacaatTGCATGAATGTTCGTTTCTAAAATTACGGCCTTGATTTCAGAATCATACTTTTGAAAATCCCTTAAATGACATAAATGTTAGACAGATATACGTTAACGTTTGTAAGGAATATGAAATGACTTcacagtgtttgttttatttttatttgattgttttatgcTGAAACTGTAAATGTTATTAATGACTTCCTTTTTTGTTTACTATCAAAGAAGCCTTAAATATGGCGAAAAAAAAATTAGTCGTTTCACTGAAATAACTGCAACACATCTGTCAACGACCTACATACATAGATCAACCAATTTTACTAATACTATTTTTGTAATTGTTCACACTTTAATTCTATTTgctatttaacaattaattacAGGATTGGCTCAGATATCGCCAGCAgcaaacaatataacaatatatttgtttaatggcCTTTGTGATACATCGATGAATACTGTACAAG from Dreissena polymorpha isolate Duluth1 chromosome 5, UMN_Dpol_1.0, whole genome shotgun sequence harbors:
- the LOC127832523 gene encoding G-protein coupled receptor dmsr-1-like, with the protein product MNLSDFGLGALNLSTRSRLMMFNKTYADAHGYVSVCVCVFGIVTNLFNVSVLTRKHMGTPVNQILTWLAVSDLLTMVSYIPFALHFYCQFPNGDEQLHERNSHAWMSFLVFHINITSTTHTISIWMCVTLAIIRYIHITNPTKTNGFRLKRIQQTRIVIIIVYISSAVVLIPNYLSNELHETLQGNKTIYYLEDLKLGRPGTESTVLINVWMYAMIAKLVPCLLMSIFGGLLVYNIHVKIRHRRKVLQISGKSSIRLSEHSRTTKMLITVITLFIVTELPQGVLIVCSACIDNFFDNVYQPLGDVMDIMALVNNSINFVLYCSMSTKFRQTFVNLYFCAGRRGRTTSYNGVALTDKRIRRFDSNSNNNMLLHS